The Streptomyces capitiformicae genome contains the following window.
TCGAGGACTTCGACCATTTCGTGGCCGAGGCACGGGCGGTGGGGCTGGAGGTGGCGCTGGACTTCGCGTTGCAGTGCTCCCCGGACCACCCCTGGGTGCACAAGCACCCGGAGTGGTTCCACCACCGCCCGGACGGCACGATCGCGTACGCGGAGAACCCGCCGAAGAAGTACCAGGACATCTATCCCATCGCCTTCGACGCGGACATGCCCGGCCTGATCGCCGAGACCACCCGTGTGCTCAGGTACTGGATGGAGCACGGGGTGCGGATCTTCCGGGTCGACAACCCGCACACCAAACCGGTGGTGTTCTGGGAACAGGTGATCGCGGACATCAACCGCACCGACCCGGACGTGATCTTCCTGGCCGAGGCCTTCACCCGCCCGGCGATGATGCACACCCTGGCCGCGGCCGGGTTCCAGCAGTCCTACACCTACTTCACCTGGCGCAACACCAAGGCCGAACTCACCGAGTACGCCACCGAGCTGGCCGGTGAGGCGGCGGCGTACATGCGGCCGAACTTCTTCGTCAACACCCCCGACATCCTGCACGCCTTCCTCCAGCACGGCGGCCGCCCCGCCTTCGAACTCCGCGCGGTCCTGGCCGCGACCCTCTCGCCGACCTGGGGCGTGTACTCCGGCTACGAGTTGTGCGAGAACACCCCGCTCAAGCCGGGCAGCGAGGAGTACCTCGACTCGGAGAAGTACCAACTCCGCCCCCGCGACTGGGACGCGGCCGAACGCGACGGCCGAACGATCGCCCCTGAGGTTCCCCCGGTGTGCGGGAGGCGCTGATCAGCTGGTCAGGGCGGGTTGACGGGGTTTCAGGTTCGTTCGTTCGGCCGTTGCCTGGTCGGCGTAGTGCTTCTCCTCGAACTCGATCGGACTGAGGTAGCCGAGCCGTTTCTGGATGCGCCGGGTGTTATAGAAGCCGTCGATGTACTCGAACAGCGCGAGGTTCGCCTCGGCCCGGGTGGCGAAGACGCGGCCGCGGATGCACTCCGTCTTGGTGATCATCCACAGGTTCTCCGCGAGGGCGTTGTCGTACGAGTCTCCGACCGAGCCCATGGATGCCTGAACTCCCGCTCGCAGCAGGCGAGTTGTGAGCTTGATCGACGTATATTGACAGCCGTGATCCGCGTGATGAATGAGCTGTCCGGGCTCGACCTCGCGGGAGGCGAGGGCGTACTCGAGCGTGGACAGCACCAGGTCGGCGTCCGCACGGGCGGAGGTCTCCCAGGCCACCACCCGGCGGGAGAACGCGTCCCGGATCGCCGAGAGCCACAGCGGGCCCTCGCCGGTCGCGATCATCGTCAGGTCGGTGACCCACAGCCGGTTCGGCGCACTCGCGGTGAAGTCGCGCTGGACCATGTCCGGGGCCAGGGTGGCCTTGGGGTCCCGGCGTGTGAAGCCCTTCCGGCGCGGGCTGATCCCCTCGATCGCGGCCTCCCGCATCAGTCGCTCGACCCGCTTGCGGCCCACGTGGACGCCCTCGCGCTTGAGCACGGCATGCACGCGCGGCGAGCCGTAGACACCACCCGAGTCGGCGTGGATCTCCTTGATCTGCTCGGTGAGTTCCGCGTCCCGGCGCACGCGTTCGCACGGCTCACGCTCGGCACGGCGCCACCGGTAGTAGGTGGAGGAGGGGACGGACAGTTCCCGCAGTACGGGCTCGACCCCCAGGTGCGGGTGCTCGTCGAGGAGCGCCGTCACCTGGGCCGGGTCGGGTCGAGCTGGGCCGCGAAAAAAGCCGAGGCCGTCCGAAGGACCTCATTCGCCCGCTTGAGCTGGACGTTCTCCTTGCGCAGCGCCGCGAGCTCGGCGCGTTCGTCGGTGGTCAGCCGGTCGTCGCGCTCGCCGGCGTCGGCCTCGGCCTGCCGGATCCAGCCGCGCAGGGCCTCGGGGTGCACGCCGAGATCGACGGCCAGCTTCTTGATCTGCGGCTTTGGATCGGAGGTGCGGTACATCCGCACCGCTCGCTCACGCAACTCCAACGAGTACTTTCTGGGCGCAGCCATGGTCATAGGTCCTCTCATGAGTCCCATCTGACCCTCTGTCACCATCCTCCGCATCTCGGGGGAACCTCATCGACTGTGTCACTCGTCACAATCGAGCGACATTGTCGAGTGACAATGTCGTGTGTATGGTTCTGGCCAGCGACAGCCTGCGCCGGAACGAAAGGCAAGCTCATGACTCACGAGGCCCTGCGTGGAACCGAACCGATTCCCCAGCGTCCCGCCCTGCCCCTGGTCGGCCACGCGTTCGACATCCCCAGTGGCGCCGACGGCCTGCTCTACGTGATGAAGGAGGCCAAGGAGCTGGGGCCGCTGTTCAAGCTCCGCGTCTTCGGCAATGAGATCAACTTCGCCTCCGGCCTCGACCTGGTCACCGAGCTGGCGGACGAGAGCCGGTTCCGCAAGAACGTGCACCCCGATCTCGTGATCCTCCGGGGCATCGGCGGGGACGGGCTGTTCACCGCGTACAACGACGAGCCCAACTGGCGCAAGGCGCACGACGTGCTGATGCCGGCGTTCTCCCTGGGCGCGATGCGCGGTTACCACGCGACGATGCTTCAGGTCGCCCGTGAGCTGATCGGGAAGTGGGACCAGGCTGCCGGTGCGGAGGCTGTGAACGTCGCCGATGACATGACACGGCTGACCCTCGACACGATCGGCCTGTGCGGCTTCGGCTACGACTTCGAGTCCTTCAGCCGCGACGAGCCGCACCCCTTCATCACCGCCCTGTCACGGGCGCTCGGCTTCGCCCAGGACAAGGGGGAGTCCATTCCCGGCGCGGAGTTGTTCAAGTGGAAGGAGGCGGAGCAGTTCCGCGAGGACGTGGCCTTGATGGAGGGCCTGGTCGACGACGTGATCCGGCAGCGCCGGGCGTCCGGCGACACCAGCACCGACGACCTGCTCGGGCGGATGCTGCACACCCGTGACGCGGTGACGGGCGAGCCCCTGGACGACATCAACATCCGCTACCAGGCGATCACGTTCCTCATCGCCGGCCACGAGACCACCAGTGGCGCCCTGTCCTTCGCCCTTTACTACCTGACCAAGCACCCCGAGGTCCTCGCCCGCGCCCAGGCCGAGGTCGACGCACTGTGGGGGGACTCGGACGCCCCCGAGCCCGACTACGGGGACATCGGCAAGCTGACGTACATCCGCCAGGTACTCAACGAGAGCCTGCGGCTGTGGCCGACGGCGCCCGCCTTCGCGGTGGAGCCGCTGGAGGACACGGTCATCGGCGGCAAGTACGCCGTGCGCAAGGGCGAGTCGATCCAGATCCTCATCCCGCAGCTGCACCGCGACCCCGCCTGGGGCGAGAACGTCGAGCTGTTCGACCCCGACCGGTTCCTGCCCGAGCGCGAGGAGGAGCGCCCGGTCCACCTGTTCAAGCCGTTCAGAACGAGGCACGCAGTGTGCTGACCGGACTGGTGCGCTCTAACGCCGCGACCGTCCTGGGCCACACCACCCCCGACGCCGTCCGCCCCGACCAGGCGTTCAACGAGCTCGGCTTCGATTCGCTGGCGGCGGTGGACCTCCGCAACCGGCTCAACACCGTCACCGGACTCCGTCTCCCGCCCACCCTCGTCTTCGACTACCCCACCCCCAACGCCCTTGCCGTATACCTGCATTCCGAACTGATAGGTGTGGCCCCGGCGCCGAAGCCCCGGGTTGCCCTCGCCGCGTCGACCGACGAACCGGTGGCGATCGTCGGGATGGCCTGCCGGTTCCCGGGCGGCGTCGGTTCCCCGGAGGAGCTGTGGAACCTGATGGCTGCGGGCGGTGACGCGGTCTCAGGTTTCCCGGTCGACCGTGGCTGGGACCTGGACGGGCTGTACGACCCGGATCCGGAGCGCAGCGGTACGACGTACACCCGGCAGGGCGGGTTTCTCGCCGATGCCGGCGGATTCGATGCGGGCTTCTTCGGTATCTCGCCGCGCGAGGCGCTCGCCATGGACCCGCAGCAGCGGCTGCTGCTGGAGACCTGCTGGGAGGCGCTGGAGAGCGCGGGGATCGATCCGGCCTCGCTGCGCGGCAGCCAGACCGGCGTCTTCGCCGGAGCCTGGAACCAGGGCTACGACGCTGTCTGGCAGTCGCCGGAACTGGAGGGCTACGCCCTGACGGGCAGCGTCACTTCGATCATCTCCGGCCGGGTGGCCTACACCCTGGGCCTGGAGGGGCCGGCGGTGACGGTGGACACGGCGTGCTCGTCCTCGCTGGTCGCCCTGCACCTCGCGATCCAGGCGGTACGAGCCGGGGAATGTGACCTTGCCCTGGCCGGTGGGGTCACGGTGATGGCTACGCCTGCCGGGTTCACCGGCTTCTCCAGGCAGCGCGGACTGTCGGTCGACGGCCGCTGCAAGGCGTTCTCCACCGAATCCGACGGATTCGGACTGGCGGAGGGCGTGGGCGTACTGCTGGTGGAGCCGCTGTCCCTGGCGCGGGAGCGAGGCCACCAGGTCCTGGCAGTGGTGCGGGGCAGTGCGGTCAACCAGGACGGCGCGAGCAACGGGCTCACGGCTCCGAACGGTCCGTCGCAGCAGCGGGTGATCCGTCAGGCGCTCGTCTCGGCGGGGCTGACGGCGGCCGAGGTGGACGCGGTCGAGGCACATGGCACCGGCACCCCACTCGGGGATCCGATCGAGGCGCAGGCGTTGCTGGCGACGTACGGCAAGGAGCGGCCCGCGGACCGGCCGTTGTGGCTGGGTTCCACACCGTCATCCAGCACCCCCGCCGCATGCACCACACCACACAACGGAAACTCCGCCGGAACCCCCGCCAACACCCCCGCCAATGCCGCACGATCCGACACATCACACGCCACCGCACTCGCCGCGCAACCCAACTCCGCCAGCTCAGCGAGAAGTTCAGCCGCCCCCGGAGCCTCCACACCCCGCCGGCTCACCAGCAGCAGACGCCCCACACCCTCACCCGCAAGCCAACGCGCCACCTCAGCACCCAGCCCACCGGTACCACCCGTCACCAGCACCGTGCCACCAGCGCGCCACGCACCAGAAGACGCCGCCTTGGCCTGTACCGGAGCAGGCACCATCCGCCGCACGAACACACCAGCAGCACGCACCGCCACCTGGTCCTCCGCCGGGAACCCACCCGCAAGGACAGCGACAAGCCGCTCCACCGCAGCCGCATCCACCACGTCCGGCAGGTCCAGCAGCCCACCCCAGCGCCCCGGCTGCTCCAGACCGACAACCCGCCCCAAACCCCACACACCAGCCTGAGCCACCGAAACGACCTGCTCAACACCCCCAACCGACACCGCACCCCGCGTCACACACCACAACGGAGCACCAACCCCGGCATCACCCAAAGCCTGCACAAGGACGAGAGCATCGGTCACCGGCGCCGCAACAGCCGCCTCCTCCTCACCGTCCCCCAACGCCAGCAGGGAGACCGCCCCGACCACCTCCTCGGCCACCTCGCGCAGTCGCCCAGCCAGGGTGTTCCGGTCGGCGTCGGCACCCACCTCGACCGGCACAACCTCCGCGCCGGCCGCACTCAGGGCCGCCAACACCTCACAGATAACATTCCGCTCACCGCCACCCGACGGGACCACAACCAGCCACCGGCCCGACAAACCCAGACCCGCACCCGACCCGGCCCCCACCGGACGCCACACCGCCCGATAACGCCAGCCCTCCACCTCAGACCGCTCACGCTGCCCTCGGCGCCACGACGCCAAAGCCGGCACCATTTCACCCAATGAGGCATCACCCGACACCTCCAAAACCCGCGACAACTCCTCCGCATCACCCCGCTCAACCACATCCCAAAAACCGGCATCCAGCACGCCGTCCCCGGAGCCGTGCCGCGCCGAACTCGGCAGCCAGTAACGCTCACGCTGGAAGGCGTACGTCGGAAGGGGAACCTGGCGAGGCGATACGCCGGGCAGTGTCTTCGTCCAGTCCACCGGGGTTCCCTGGACGAACAGTTCGGCCAGCGCACGCAGCGCGGTCACGGTCTGGTCCTGCTCGCGTCGCTGCAACGGCACCACGACACCGGAGGAGTTCGGTGGCGGTGTGGCGGCCGGAGCGGACCGCGCCGTCCATGTAGCCGTTCCAGTAGGGGGAGAACTCGGCGCCCGCCCAGTGCACGCGGTGGTGGGGGCGGTCCCTCCACTGGCCGAAGTCGGTGAGCACGCCGGGGGCGGCGACGGAGGTGGGGCCGCCCTGGGTCCACTGCTCGGCGGTCCAGTCCTGCTCGACGTATTCGACGGTGTCGAAGGCACGGTCCCCGACGACCTGGGCGAAGCAGCGCAGCACCGCGCCGCGGCGCTCGGCGGCCGGGCGGTGGGCCCACTTGCGCCATTCCCGGCCGCCGAGGAAGCCCATCAGGACGCCCGGCCCGCCGTCGGGCGGGGTGTTGTCGAACATCTCGCGGATGGGCGAGCCGCCGCGCAGCAGGCCCATCCCGGACAGCCCGTCCTGGCGCCAGAACGGCTTGTCGTAGACGGCGACACACTTCATGAGGGTGCCGAACGGCAGCCGCTGGAAAAGCTGGTCCTGCTGGGCGGGCAGCAGCGGGTCCCACACGATCCGCGAGGCCACCAGCGGCGGCACGGCGACGATCACCCGCTCGGCCCGCCAGTCACCGGCGTCGGAGACCACGGTGACACCAGTGGCATCCTGGCTGATGCGCCGCACCGGCGCCGACAGGTGGACACGGCCGTCGAGTTCCTCGGCGAGACGCTGGGCGACCAGCTGTGAACCGCCGACGAACCGGCTGTCCTGGGCGCCACCGGTCGTTCCGGTGCCGCGCTCCATGGTGCCGGGGTGGGTCTCGTTGCCGAACGTCGAGACGTACCAGAGGCTGAACAGGGCGGACGCGTCGCGGGCCTCGCCGCCGTAGGCGGAGTTCAGGAAAAGGCTGATCATGTCGACGGCGTCACCGGTGATCTCGGCCTTGCGCAGCCAGGTCTCATAGGTCATGGCGTCCAGCTCACGGGCGTTCGCCGCCTTCCACGGTGCGGCCGGGTCCACCTTGGCCGCGGCCTGGCCGACCCGGGCCAGCGCAATACCCATGTCCGGCAGCGCGAGCAGGTCCGGCGGGGTGTGCCCCGTGAACCGCTTGGCCTTGCCGTCGTTGACGTAGACGGCCTCGCCGGGAATGGCAGCCTGGTAGGTCTCCACGCCGACCTCCTTGGCCAGCGCCAGGATGTGGTCCTGGGTCGGACCCACATACTGCCCGCCGATCTCGGTCACCTGACCGTCGCCGAGGTCGTGGTTGAGCAGCCGGCCGCCCACCCGGTCACGGGCCTCCAGCACGGCCACCGACTTGCCCGCCGCGACGAGTGGTCTGCCCTGGGTCTGATGGAGTCGGATTGCTGGACAATTGACGATCCAGCAGCTTCCGGAGGCCGTGATGCCCCGCAGATATCCGCCCGAATTCCGCCGCAAGGTTCTCGATCTCGTCGCATCCGGAAGGAAGGTCGCTGAGGTCGCCCGGCTCCTGGGCATCAGCGACCAGACGATCTATGTCTGGCGTCGCCAGTACCTCATCGATACGGGGCAGTTGCCCGGCACGAACAGCAGCGACCTGTCCGAGCTCGCTGCGGCCCGCAAGCGTATCGCCGAGCTGGAGGCTGAGGTGGCCATCCACCGGCGGGCTGCCGAACTGCTGGGTGAGGTGACGTCCCCAAAAGACGGTTCGAAGCCATCCGCGTGATGGCCCGTGAGCACCTTCCGGTGCAGCTGGCCTGCCGGGTGCTGCATGTCGCCGAGTCCGGGTACTACGCCTGGCGGGACCGTCCGCCGTCGAACCGGCTGGTCAAGCACGCGTGGCTGACCGAGGCCATCGTGGGCATCCACACCGCCTCCCGCGGTACCTACGGCTCCCGCCGGGTGCACGCCGAGCTCCGTCTGGGCCTGAGCATCCATGTCAGCCACGGCACCGTGGAACTGCTGATGCAGCGCGCCGGCCTGCACGGCCTGCCCGGCAACCGGCGCCACCGCGCCAAGCACGTGACCCCGTCCGTCACCGACCTGGTGGAGCGCAACTTCACCCGTCACGCCCGCGACCAGTTATGGGTCACGGACATCACCGAGCACCCCACTCTGGAAGGAAGGGTGTACTGCGCGGTCGTCCTGGACACGTTCTCCCGACGCGTGGTGGGCTGGTCGATCGACGCCTCGCCCACTGCGGCCCTGACCACCAACGCCCTGGCCATGGCCATCGGCAACCGCTCCCCGCGGCCGGGTGGCACCATCATCCATTCCGACCACGGAGTGCAGTTCGGGTCCTGGGCGTTCACCCAGCGCGCGAGGGCCTCCGGCCTGCTGCCCTCGATGGGCTCCATCGGGGACTGCGTGGACAACGCGATGATGGAGTCCTTCTGGGCCCGGGTCCAGGTTGAACTGCTCAACCGCAGACGGTGGCGAACGCGTCTGGAGCTGTCCACCGCACTCTTTGAGTACCTGGAAATCTTCCACAACCGACAGCGCAGGCATTCCGCGCTGGGCATGCTCAGTCCGGTGGAGTACGAACTCCGCACCCCGCCGGTAGCCTGAAACCAGGCAACTCGACTCCACGCAACTCGGGACAGTCCGGAGCCTCCACGACCCCGCATCCCTCTACCCGAACGCCACCACCACCACCGACCTGCCCACCTACCCCTTCCAACACCAGCGCTACTGGCTCGAGGCCCTCCCGGCGGATGCTCACGGGGATGACAGCGGCCATCCGTTGCTGGGGACGGCCGTAGCTCTGGCCGGTACCGACGAGGTGCTGTTCTCGGGCCGGGTGTCCCTGCGTACCCATGCCTGGCTTGCCGACCACCGGGTCCTGGGCGTGCCGGTGCTGCCCGCGGCGGCCGTCGTGGAGGCGGTGGTCCAGGCCGGGGATCTCGTCGGCGCACGCGCGGTGGCGCAGCTCGATGTGACGGGTCCGCTGGTCCTGCCCGAGGAGGGCGAGGTCCTGCTCCAGCTGCGGGTCGGCGCGCCCGACGAGTCCGGGCGTCGTCCGCTGGCCCTGTACGCCCGGTCGGACGAGCCCCAAGCCTCGTGGGCCCCGCACGCCGAGGGCCTGTACGACGCCGAAGACGGTCCGTCGGACGTTCGGGCCGACGAGGGCGCGGCGGCCGAGCACACCGCCGAGGTCCGGCTCCCCGACGGGCTCCTCGGGGAGGCAGCCGGGTACGGGCTGCATCCCGCGCTGCTCGATGCGGCGGTGTCCGGCCTGCCCGGCGCCGTGGGCACGGACACCGTTCCGGTCGCCGCCCAATGGCGTGGGGTGCGGCTCCATGCCACGGGGGCCACCGTCGTCCGGGTGCGGGCCACGCGGACCGGGGAGCGGTCCTTCCGGCTCGACCTCGCCGATGCCGTCGGCGACGCGGTGGCATCAGTCGCCTCGGTCACCTTCGAGGAGGTGCCGGGCGAGCGGTTCGCAGCGGTTCCCGGTGGAATCCCGCGCGACGCGCTGTTCCGCCTGGACTGGTTGCCGGCCGACCTCCGTGAGCCGGACGAGCCGTCCACCTGGACGGTGCTGGACGCTCCGGAGGACATCGCCACGGCCGCCGAGGCCGCCGTCGGCGCCGGTGCCGACGCCGCGCTGCTGTCCTGGCCCGCCGCCGGGGACGACACGGTCACCGCCACGCACTCCGCGACCCGGCGGGCCCTGGACCTGGTGCGCGGGTGGCTGGCCGACGACCGGCTCGAGAAGACCCCCCTGCTCGTCCTCACCTCCGGAGCCGTCGCCACCACCGAGCCCGCTCTACTTCATGTGCATCCACATCCCCCGAGTGCCCTCAGACAGGACCGATACGCACACCTAACGGAGCCCTACTAGATGAATGAGTCCGATGTTTGTGCTGGCCGCGACCATGGCGAAGGGCGCCCGTTGGCTCGTGTGTGACTACCAGCCTGGACGCCCTTCTTGCGGCACTGTACGTGTTCATCGACGACCATGTGGCCCCCCGCCGCCGGATCGGCGACCCCCGAAACTGACGGACGCCGAACTGCTGTGCCTCGCGGTCGCACAAGTGCTGCTGGGCTTCCCCTCGGCCCGGCACTGGATTCGCTTCGCCCACGCCCGGCTGGGACACCTCTTTCGCTACCTGCCCCAGCAGTCCGCCTACAACAAGCGCCTCAACGCCGCCGGACCGCTGATCAGCCGCGTGATCGAAGCTCTGGCCAGGCAGGTGCCGACGTGGAACGACGACCTGCGGCTGATCGACTCCACTCCGCTGCCCTGCGCCGCCTCCCGCGAGACCGTCAAACGCTCCGACCTGGCCGGCCACGCCGGATACGGCTACTGCCGAAGCCACTCCCGCTTCTTCTGGGGATTCCGGCTCTACCTCCTCACCACGGCCGAGGGCATGCCCGTGTCCTGGTGCCTGGCCCACCCGAAACTGGGCGAGCGGGAGGTGATGACCGCGCTGCTGGAACGCGACCACCACCTCATCCGCAGCGGGCAGGTGATCCTCGCGGACAAGGGCTTCGCCGGGCGGGAGTTCGAAGCGTTCCTCACCGAGCGCCTGGGCGTCCACCTGGTGCGGCCGGACCGCAAAGACGAGCCGGTCCGGCACGGTCGCCTGGCCCACGTCCGCCAGTGGATCGAGGCTGTCTTCGACACCCTCAAAGGCCAGCTCAGCCTGGAACAACACGGCGGCAGAACTCCGGCCGGAGTCTTCGCCCGCACCGGACAACGACTCCTCGCCCTCGCCGCTGGCATCTGGCACAACTGGACCACCGGCGCCAAGATCAAACGATCCCTCATCGCCTACGACCACTGAGAACATCGGACTCATTCATCTAGCCGCAATACCGGTGACTTTGGGGCTTTCGGGTCGTTGGGTGTGGTGTGCCAAGGCCCGGACAGGTGAAGCCGTCGTAGTTCGACGAAGTCGGTGAGCAGGCGGCGCAGGGTCAGCGGACGGTCGACGGGCAGGGCGCCCCGGCTGCGGCGGCGGGCACGCAGCCGGACCGTGCGGTCCAGGTCGAGGCCGAAGCGGTCGGCCACCCGCTGGACGAGGTCGTGCGGGTTGCTCGGCAGGACGGCGATGTGGTCTCCGGTGCGGTAGGTGACGCCCTCGGGCAGCCGCAGCCTCAGGAACCGCTTGGAGCGGCCCAACCCGTGGTTCATGTCGACCAGTTCGTGCGCGTCGAGCACCTCCATGGGCTGGACGCCGTGCCGTGCCGCGAGGCCGCCGATGACCGAGTCGGTCGCGTCCTCAAGCTCGTACAGTCCCGCTTCCCGGTCGTCCTCCGACTCCGCGGCGGTCGCTTCCCCGGCGGCCCCGTACCGCTCCAGCAGGGCGGTCCACAGGTCGCCGGTCCAGCGGTCGAC
Protein-coding sequences here:
- a CDS encoding IS3 family transposase, giving the protein MTALLDEHPHLGVEPVLRELSVPSSTYYRWRRAEREPCERVRRDAELTEQIKEIHADSGGVYGSPRVHAVLKREGVHVGRKRVERLMREAAIEGISPRRKGFTRRDPKATLAPDMVQRDFTASAPNRLWVTDLTMIATGEGPLWLSAIRDAFSRRVVAWETSARADADLVLSTLEYALASREVEPGQLIHHADHGCQYTSIKLTTRLLRAGVQASMGSVGDSYDNALAENLWMITKTECIRGRVFATRAEANLALFEYIDGFYNTRRIQKRLGYLSPIEFEEKHYADQATAERTNLKPRQPALTS
- a CDS encoding transposase: MAAPRKYSLELRERAVRMYRTSDPKPQIKKLAVDLGVHPEALRGWIRQAEADAGERDDRLTTDERAELAALRKENVQLKRANEVLRTASAFFAAQLDPTRPR
- a CDS encoding flavin monoamine oxidase family protein, whose protein sequence is MTASGSCWIVNCPAIRLHQTQGRPLVAAGKSVAVLEARDRVGGRLLNHDLGDGQVTEIGGQYVGPTQDHILALAKEVGVETYQAAIPGEAVYVNDGKAKRFTGHTPPDLLALPDMGIALARVGQAAAKVDPAAPWKAANARELDAMTYETWLRKAEITGDAVDMISLFLNSAYGGEARDASALFSLWYVSTFGNETHPGTMERGTGTTGGAQDSRFVGGSQLVAQRLAEELDGRVHLSAPVRRISQDATGVTVVSDAGDWRAERVIVAVPPLVASRIVWDPLLPAQQDQLFQRLPFGTLMKCVAVYDKPFWRQDGLSGMGLLRGGSPIREMFDNTPPDGGPGVLMGFLGGREWRKWAHRPAAERRGAVLRCFAQVVGDRAFDTVEYVEQDWTAEQWTQGGPTSVAAPGVLTDFGQWRDRPHHRVHWAGAEFSPYWNGYMDGAVRSGRHTATELLRCRGAVAATRAGPDRDRAACAGRTVRPGNPGGLDEDTARRIASPGSPSDVRLPA
- a CDS encoding polyketide synthase dehydratase domain-containing protein, whose protein sequence is MLGTAVALAGTDEVLFSGRVSLRTHAWLADHRVLGVPVLPAAAVVEAVVQAGDLVGARAVAQLDVTGPLVLPEEGEVLLQLRVGAPDESGRRPLALYARSDEPQASWAPHAEGLYDAEDGPSDVRADEGAAAEHTAEVRLPDGLLGEAAGYGLHPALLDAAVSGLPGAVGTDTVPVAAQWRGVRLHATGATVVRVRATRTGERSFRLDLADAVGDAVASVASVTFEEVPGERFAAVPGGIPRDALFRLDWLPADLREPDEPSTWTVLDAPEDIATAAEAAVGAGADAALLSWPAAGDDTVTATHSATRRALDLVRGWLADDRLEKTPLLVLTSGAVATTEPALLHVHPHPPSALRQDRYAHLTEPY